From the Posidoniimonas corsicana genome, the window TGCTGCTCGCCAAGCACCTGCTGAAGGAAGACCCCAAGCAGAGCATCAGCCGCATCGCGCAGCGGGCCGGGTTCTCGTCGGTCAAGCAGATGCGCGTCGCGTTCCAACGCGAGTTCGGCGTCACGCCCGGGCACTTCCGCCAGGTGATGAACCAGTAGCGCCGCCGGAGGCGGCGCTTGCCGTTTGCAATCGCTCCGCCGATGGCCGCATCCTCAAGCCAGTCGCGTGCGTGCCGCCCGGCCCGCAGTTAACCTGAAAGCTGCGCGGCTCATCCCCTTCGCTGCCCTTCCCCCCTTGCACGCCCCCCGCGACGAATGCCCCCCCACCCGCTCCGCTGGCTCGCCTGCCTGCCGCTGCTCGTTCTGCCCGCCGCCGCCCAGCCGCTGCCCACGTTCCCGGGCGCCGACGGCGCGGGATCGGTCGCGACCGGCGGACGCGGCGGCCTGGTGTACCACGTCACAAAGGTGGACCAGAACTTCAGCGACTCCGGCCCCGGCACGCTCCGCTACGGGCTGAGCGACAGCAACTTCGGCGGCGCGGCGCGGACCATCGTGTTCGACGTCGCGGGGACGTTCTGGCTCGGGCGGTACGGCGCCGAGCGCGGCCACGACAACGGCTGGGACACCCAGTCGCGGCTCAACCTGGGCAGCAACGTCACGATCGCTGGCCAGACGGCGCCGGGGCCCGTGATGATCATGGGCGGCGTGATAAAGGCCAACGGCCAGAACACCGTGCTGCGGAACGTCACTATCGCCCCCGGCTACGGCATGCGGAACTTCGCCAAGCCGGAGGACGGCGTCGAGCCCACGCCGGGCGACTTCCCGGACGCCTACGTGTACGACGCGCTGGACATCAGCGGCCAGCAGGTGATGATCGACCACGTCACCACGCTCTACGCCACCGACGAGACGGTCTCCGTCAACGAACTGGCGGACGAGCTCACCGTTCAGTACAGCAGCATCTCGCAGGGGCAGAACTACCCGCAGGCCGACGCCGAGGGGGGCGGCAACTTCACCGGGCACGGCCTGGGGTCGCTGATCCAGCCCGGCTCCGGCGCCAATGTCAGCTTCCACCACAACCTGTACGCGCACCAGAAGGGCCGCCTGCCGCGCGTCGGCACCGAGACCGGCGACCTCACCGACCCCTCGGTCGGCGGCTACAACGACTTCCGCAATAACGTCTTCTACAACTGGTTCGGCACGGCCGGCCAGGGCGCCGGGGGCCAGCCCAGCCAGAACAACTTCATCGGCAACTTCTACCTCGCCGGCCCCGGCGGCGACGACCCCATCGGCGGCTCCAACCCGGGCATCACCCAGCGGAGCGGCGGCACGGGCGTGTTCAGCGGAAGTTCCAGCACCAAGGTCTTCTTCGACGACAACCTCAAGGACACCAACAAGGACGGCGACGCCAACGACACCTCCACCGCGACCTTCTCGGGCTCGATCCAGCGGGGCGCGTTCACCCAAACGCCCTACCACGGCGTAACCGACAGCGCCGCCGACGCGTACAACCGCGTGCTCGACTACGCCGGCGCCACGTGGTGGGACCGCACGTTCGTGGACCAGCGGCTCTTCAACGAGACCCGCACCGGCACGGGCAAGATCCTCGCCTGGGCCGACGACCCCTTCAACGACGACCCCAACGAGGGCGTCGAGTGGCGACAGATGCTCGCCCTGCGGGCCGACCCGTCGACCGGCGCGGCGCCGTTCCAGCACAGCCCGGGCTGGGACGACGACCAGGACGGCATGCCCAACTTCTGGGAAGAGGTCCACGGCCTGCCGACCGGCGTGGCGAACAACAACGCCGACTTCGACGCCGACGGCTACACCGACCTCGAAGAGTACCTGAACGACGTGGCCGCCTGGCCCGCGACAGCGCCGCTGGTGTTCACTGGCGCGAGCAGCAACCGCTACGCGCTCACGCAAAACTGGGATATTCCCTGGCAGCCGTCCCGCTTCGACCAGGTGCGCGTCGAGAGTGGCGCCGCCCTGGTCGACGCGGTCGGGCAGCACGCGGGCGGCGTGTTCGTCGGCGATCAGGCAGAACTCCGGGTCGAAGGCGGCTGGCTGATGGTCGAGGCAACCGGCGTCAGCAACGGGCTGATCGAGCTCGGCGAGTCCCCAACCGACGCCGCGAGCCTGAGCGTCAGCGGCGGAGAGCTGTACGCCCAGCGGATCGAGAAGGCCCCCGGCGGAATGCTGCAACTCACCGGCGGCAAGCTCCACGCCGACGAGGTGGGTTTCGGCTTCACCGTCGAGGGCGGCGCTGTCGCGCCCGGGTGGTCGATCGGCCAGACCACCGTCGAGGGCGACCTCACATTCGCCAGCGGGTCGCTCGAGGTGGAGCTTGATGGCGAGTCCGCCGACCTGCTCAGCGTGCTCGGCGACCTCAACCTGGGCGGCGTCGCGACGCTCGACGTTGTGACGCTTGGAGGGTCGTCCGCCGGCCCGCTGCTGATCGCCGAGTACACCGGCGCGCTCAGCGGCGCTTTCGCCGCCGTAACCGACGGGTACCGCGTCAGCTACGCCACGCCGGGCCAGATCCTGCTGCTCATCGGCGACGGCCCCGCCCTGCCGGGCGACTTCAACGGCGACGGACTGGTCGACGCCGCCGACTACACGCTCTGGAGGGACAACCTGGGCGGCGCGTTCGACCTGGCCGGCAACGGCGACGAGTCCGGCG encodes:
- a CDS encoding pectate lyase family protein; the encoded protein is MPPHPLRWLACLPLLVLPAAAQPLPTFPGADGAGSVATGGRGGLVYHVTKVDQNFSDSGPGTLRYGLSDSNFGGAARTIVFDVAGTFWLGRYGAERGHDNGWDTQSRLNLGSNVTIAGQTAPGPVMIMGGVIKANGQNTVLRNVTIAPGYGMRNFAKPEDGVEPTPGDFPDAYVYDALDISGQQVMIDHVTTLYATDETVSVNELADELTVQYSSISQGQNYPQADAEGGGNFTGHGLGSLIQPGSGANVSFHHNLYAHQKGRLPRVGTETGDLTDPSVGGYNDFRNNVFYNWFGTAGQGAGGQPSQNNFIGNFYLAGPGGDDPIGGSNPGITQRSGGTGVFSGSSSTKVFFDDNLKDTNKDGDANDTSTATFSGSIQRGAFTQTPYHGVTDSAADAYNRVLDYAGATWWDRTFVDQRLFNETRTGTGKILAWADDPFNDDPNEGVEWRQMLALRADPSTGAAPFQHSPGWDDDQDGMPNFWEEVHGLPTGVANNNADFDADGYTDLEEYLNDVAAWPATAPLVFTGASSNRYALTQNWDIPWQPSRFDQVRVESGAALVDAVGQHAGGVFVGDQAELRVEGGWLMVEATGVSNGLIELGESPTDAASLSVSGGELYAQRIEKAPGGMLQLTGGKLHADEVGFGFTVEGGAVAPGWSIGQTTVEGDLTFASGSLEVELDGESADLLSVLGDLNLGGVATLDVVTLGGSSAGPLLIAEYTGALSGAFAAVTDGYRVSYATPGQILLLIGDGPALPGDFNGDGLVDAADYTLWRDNLGGAFDLAGNGDESGASQGLVDQQDYLLWRANFGASSAAPGAAPAPEPAAMVLLLAASGLLGAGRRRG